The sequence tatatatatatatatatatatatatatatatatatatatatatatatatatatatgggcaATGTCTTTACATCTTtaaaataacatatatatatatatatatatatatatatatatatatatatatatatgtacacaaatataagtgtttatttacactgataCAGTACAATAGTGTTTATCATTTTTACTCTTATTATATCACATGGGAACATGGGTACGAGGTATCTTTAAAGGGGTTACAGTgtattaattacttttaatgtaacctgactttttaaaatattttcatgcacctttctatttaataaaaaagacacaaatatgtAATCTTGGAGGTATCCCCTAAGCCACAAGTCGTAGTAGCCAAAATGTAGTTTACAAATCCTGGGGGCCAACAGTTGAACACACCACATGGTGGATGTAGGGAACTATCCTATAACTGGCTGTTCCCTTGTgtcatacacacatgctctctctcaaaCGGACAAATTCTGCCCCCGCATTCCCAGCAATCATGCAACTCGTGTGGTAATGTCGGTGCGCTCTGGCGGCATAATGGACACTCGTTgttgcgcgtgtgtgtgcggatgAGATCACGCAGCTTGCGCCGTTCGCTCTCACACGCGCAACACGTCGATCACAGTGATGCGGTCCGGGTCCCAAACACAGTCCTCCTCTCGGCCAGATTTGATTACAGAGATATTGCTGTTTGGAGGCACCCGTGTGTGTGGTCATAGACGTCGTCGTGCCAGGTCGTGCGCAATGGATGGTTGTCTATGTCAATTTTGATCACTTTGCCGACGTTGACTTTGAGTTTGAACACGACCTGATCGCGCTTGTCGGTTCGGAGCGGGTAGCATTTGGCCTTCTCGATGTTACGGCTGACGTACACGCCTTTGCCCAGCATTCCCTTTGTGGACGGCTTGAAGCcgttgatgatgatgacttcGGCGTTGTCGACATGTGTGCCATGATACATGGTGTAAACTCTGCCTGGCTTCGGCTCCTCATTCTCTGAAAGTTTCTTGCCTTCTTCAACAGTGCGCCAGCCTGCAAAACGCACAGTGCCGGCCATGAagtctgtttaaataaaaacacacaaaacagagaatTCAGTCACTTCCAGTcacttcttttttgttttgtactcgACGCGTTTGCTTTCGGTTTAGTGCAATGCAGTCAAACAAGAAACTTGCTCTTCACATTCTGATTAAGTATCAAAACTGAAACTATTTCTTAATGAATAACTCAGTCAAGATCTGtgtcatctgtttatctgtatGTAATACTCATTAActaatataatgttttatatatatatatatatgccacaATGTACACATATTGCAATGGActcttccagcatgataatcCACTGCATCACAAAGCACAAGTCATTTCAAACTGGTTCCATGAATATGACACTGACTATAGTGTACTTCCTCACTCACCAGATTCCAAGAAAGTACCTTTGGATCGTGATAGACCTGGAAATTTTTGGCATGAGCGTTCAGCTGACAAATATACAACAATTGTGTGATGCAGTTgtgtcaacatggaccagaaacTCAAAGGATTTTTTCCAAACACCTGTTGGAATCCACACCAGAAAGAATTAAAGCTGCTTAGTATCCAAGTATCCACCTAGTATCCACCTagtttacataaaaacaaaccccTCCTTAATTTAACACCTGATGTTTTCAGACTGTAATATAAAGTCAACATATCCAAGTTGACAGGATAAAATTTAGTTTTATTGTAGAAGGGTTTGGTGAACAGAGTGGACTGTGGCCTATACAAAGCACAAAGGCTCTGGGTTGCCAGCAGGGATAGTGGGATGAAAGGTACTCACAATGCTAAGGGCCCACAGTCCATAGGGGCCAAAAAACTCTAGTATTCTACATGGTTATGAAAGATTTGTTATATACCTAACAAGTTAATGTAAGCTAGCTACTTAAGAAATGAATTTTAGCAAAAATGGACATTTATGCTAACTCTCATTAAAGAgtctaaattgtgtgtgtgtgtctgtgtgtgtgtctgtctgtgtttgtctgtgtgtctgtctgtctatgtgtgtgtgcgtgcgtgcgtgtgtgtgtgtctgtgtgtctgtctgtgtgtggatgtctgtgtgtctgtgtgcgcgtgtgtctgtgtgtgcgtgtgtgtatgtgtgtgtatgtgtgtgcgcgcgcgcgtgcgcgtgtgtgtgccgATAGAAACTAGAAAGAACATGacggataaatataaatataattgtaaattattttagatcattaaaaagaaacaatggGATATcttgaaaaatatttaacaaaaataaaattatctGTAGCTAAATTATAATCCTACTCTATCCAGCACCCAAAAGCGATGTCTTTAACGCCTGCGTAATAGATCCGATCTCCCGTAGAAATGGGtgttcaatctggcaacccgtgTGCGAGACAGCAGCAGCTACATTGCGTAGTTTGACAGGAGAATTGTGCCGTTGTTCACAAGAGGAAAATCCCCCGTCGTGTGTGTGATCATGGGGCTTTTTCACGGAGACTGTCTTACATCTGTTTATAAATTACTGTTATAAATGCTGAAAATTAACCTCGACTCCCATGTCTGCCGTTCCTTATCAGCCCAACACGTGTGTCCCATTTTTCCATTTTGCTGCAGCACACGATTCGTCCTCTCCTAATCTAGCATGTTAGCCTGGGATGCAAATAACCGAGAAACGTCCTGCAGCCAATTATTTGCATGTACACAAATCATGAAGGCATGAGCAGGGCCACCAGGAGGGAGGTATAAATGTATGGGTGCGCTCACCTGGGCCTCTATGAGCATGTCTGCATATGGCTTTTAAATGGCTCACTGTATCACTACTGCTGGACTAGAAAGCCAAAGTGACCTCCTGCAAGCACACTGTAGCCCATAAGCCACAAGTCATGATGGAGACAGGTGAGAACTCACTTTATTCACTTTATCTTCTTTCCTATGTTCATGTAATAACACGTTCTGTGTATAGTATTATAATCAGAGACGTATTCTGTAAAGCAGGGACATTATATAACAGATTCTGCTCGACTGAACAAGCTATAATATTTATTGCAGAAAACAAATAGTACTAAACTGAAGCTTTCCTTGTCACAGGGGCAAAACCCCAAGGGTTCACTTTCCTTCTTTAAAACTTTGAACTtttatccatatatatatatatatatatatatatatatatatatatatatatatatatatatatatatatattttaaacttttaacttatattcatctttatttttgcatcttttaaattaattaattaattcactgCTTAATAAGACTGcttaaagctaaagctaaaaaaaaatactttctaACAAGTGATACGTAGTAAAGGTATGACAAGGTACGGACCGGTTTTAGACTATTTTTTATGACTAttttttgtatgatttttgactattttatgtatgttttgtgagcatttaaaacattttaaatgttgtttatggGGTAAGAAAATATATGATGGGATTCAGTGTGACAATTTTGTCCTACAAATTTACACAAATCCCTATATAGGATTTAACAACTGTATTCCTAGTTGATTTAGGTTTCAAAATGAATAACGCAATATCAGTGAACAAGAAACTTAACTGAAgtaggaaattatattttaagggccttaattatttttcataGCTTCCTAGCAGTCTAAAGCCATGGTTTTTCAAAGGCTTCTCAGAGCTTCCTTACAgaaactacacaaacacacacacacacacacacacataaattcacacacaaacatgcgtCAAAGAATCAAATATGCATAAAAGCTGATTCTACAATGTTCATATATATCAATCAACATTGTCAAACAATATTTGAcaatgtgtggtgtgtatgtattCCTTTACATTTGACTTGACAGACAACAGAGCTTTGGCCATTGCTTTATGTCACAATTGCACGATTGAGCTCTAGCAACCACGTAAAGTATAAATCCTTTAGAATTTGGTTATTGACTGAATAATAAACACTCTAGATTCTATTAAGCCAATATATTCTGGCATCAACAAttaaattgtataaaacatATCCTTATCTATAAGGAATTATTTATTAGAAGTAGtcttaaaaactttttttttttttttaaattgctggCAACTGGACAACAAATATATGTTTGTGACTCAAGTTTCCCACTGTAAGGGGTTTGGAGAACAGATGTTTGGCAATATGTGTCATCATTCTCTTTTTGCTTATAGTCACACTTATGAAATAAGGGCTAGCTCTTCTCATGAAACCATATATTTGTGGTCATAGAAACATTTAGgtgtatatacataaatctttttctttaaattaaatagCCGATTATGTTAATTGATCTAAAGAGTAGgcttattaatttttttaagtctTGTGGGATCTCTTCCATGATCATTTTAGCCGTGTTACCAAACCCAAATGCAATAACAGAGTGTAATGTGTCAAAGCTTgtagtgttgtttgtgtttatacatcacTGCATATAAATAACAGATTGGCACAAtacttttatatgtttttttgttattttacctTATTTGAAGTCGTGTGTATTGTCCACTGCTATCATATATACAATTTTCCCAaagtttcactgtgtgtgtgtgtatatgtgtgtgtgtgtgtgtgcatgcgtgtgcttgtctgtgtgtgtgcatatataattaCATCCTAATAATAGAATTTTCATGTTGCATCCCCAGTGTTTTATCCAGCTAGTTATTTCTGTTACCTGACTCACTGTTACCACAACCAGGAAAGAATGTTACATATTATCATGATTCCATGGAACACTGTGCGAGACTAGCGAGTGGTTTCTCTAAAACAAGCGCAAACATATAAGATCACATCATAAAATGTTAAACTGTCTAAAGTTTGACTTTGCCGTTTCAGTCAGATTCCCCTTTTTCATCAGGCATTAACTGGGAAGAAGGAAGTAGCTTTTTTCATGGATTGGTTATGctgaaaagtcttttttttttcttaaaaaatattaacctGGTCATTTAATCTGTTATAGCATAGTGTTCTGACCTTTGTGTTGCTAACATACATAACATCTAAATATCATTGCtatccatataaaaaaaatatcattttacgGTTAGAAAGATATATCTTTTCATTCTAAGACTAGAAAGAAAACTGATCTTGTTGATACCgaacattattaaatgtttcgTTAAACACAGATCATATGAAAGCTTCAGGGTGAACAAACGTAATAATAACCTGTTAAGGCTTCACCACACCTTGTGTGTTAGTGCCAAAGAACAACAATATAATTGcgggaaaaaaacacagttctGGTCTCAGCCTAAACAATGTTGATCTTCTAAATgactttactgtttatttacttattctCGTAATAACCAGTTGATCATTAATAATTTTAAGGTGtggcataaataataaaagtactaAATAGATGTTTTGTGTTCAACAGAGTATTCAAAGAGAGTGTACCAAGGTGTGAGGGTCAAGCACACAGTCAAAGACCTGCTAGCTGAGAAACGATCAAGGCAAACAAATGTACCACGATTCAGCGTaagttttcattattttctattcCTAGCAGAGACCTTTTATACGTTTATACATGCTTATTTATATGTAGTATTTTTACATTACTGATGTATACAATCACGTAATCCTGACATGTAGAGTAATATGTAATATGGATCTCAGACAAAAATGTCTAGTAAAGTAAAATGTTTGATTCTGTATATAAAATCGAAAACTTTGGGAACATGTAGAGTATCATCTATAATATAATGTGAGCATGTGATGGATGAGTTGGATGTCTCTTGTCACGGCTGAGAGATCGGTATCAGATGCACCTGCCCGCACAAGCACAAGTCTTCCTGAAAGGGTCCAGATAAGTAGTGCATTGTTGTAGACAGACGGTTAAATGTAGCATTAGGTCACTGCCGAGACCTTAACCTCAACcaaagacaaacagaacagaTCATTCCTTGTGCTAGGCTTGCTGCTGcgtgtacacacagacacccctTTTCCACTCCCTTCCCCCTCCTTACTTTGTACTAATGGCCCTAATCGAGCTTCATGCAAATTTCACAGGGGCAAGCGCATGGCACTAGCACACAGTCCTGCCAAAGTCAGCACCGGTAGCGAGCTTCTTAAGTATTTGGTTTCATTTCATATATTACTACATCATTTAAACATAAAGTACATGTCTCAGTCTTTTCAAAAGTGTGAATTAATACTCACCACCGGTACTATGTTATAGAAAAGTTAGCATAAAGTATAACTATTTAACTATTTACCTCTTAACACATATATCAACAAtacaccacccccacccccaccacccccaccccaagTATTATCTATTGGGACATGCTCCCAGTCATCTGATCATTTCTTTAGACCCTCAAGGAGCACACAACACCGGAGGCAaccgtgcacacacatacacacacacacagacacacacgcacggggTGGTGCTATTGTGACACTGGCAAATCACATTCAAATATCCTACCACAAAATTTGCCTGGCTTTCAACAGAATCAGCTTGTGTACTAGAGCCTTCCTGTCTTCGACTCTGTGTTCGCACTGGCTTTGTGAAAGCAGAGTGCCACGCCAGGGATTTCATACTAGTGCCCCACCAAAAAACTCATCCACCAACGTTTTGTAAAGTTTTGCAACACCTTTATTGTTTAAAGCACATCATTGTCTTTTTTGAGTTTATACACATTATCAGAAATTTAATAGGTTTAATAGGTTTCTGTATTTTTCGTGACTAACGCGCTGCCCTCAAGCAATTATAATTACATCTATAAATTTGTGTGGTTTTCAGGCTGCAGCCAGTTCCTCCCAGCCTTCTTTTGTACAAATGCCAGGTGAGTTCATCTTGTCCTTCATCACCAGATAAAGTTCCTACACACCACTGCCTaattaaacatgtctaaaaccTGACGGCTGGAAGTGATGACAGAGCTAATTCACTGACATTCAGTCCAGTAACTTAGACTTCCTGCTTCCTCCTGTAGGTGCTCACATGCTTCCTGGATACTACAGCATGCGCAGGCCTTTCCTTCCTGATTCCGAGCTGTGCCACCCAATGAAGCAGTACTCCTCAGACTCATACTCTTCTGCTCTGGGCACCAAGGCCTTCTCTTACGAGCACTCGTCCAGCTACCCCTCATTCATCGACAGCTACTACCAGCCAGATTCGTTCGGAGATTACAGGAGTGCGACTGCTTACACAGCTGGCGGAGGGTCACTG comes from Tachysurus vachellii isolate PV-2020 chromosome 26, HZAU_Pvac_v1, whole genome shotgun sequence and encodes:
- the gig2o gene encoding LOW QUALITY PROTEIN: grass carp reovirus (GCRV)-induced gene 2o (The sequence of the model RefSeq protein was modified relative to this genomic sequence to represent the inferred CDS: inserted 2 bases in 1 codon; deleted 2 bases in 1 codon), whose product is MAGTVRFAGWRTVEEGKKLSENEEPKPGRVYTMYHGTHVDNAEVIIINGFKPSTKGMLGKGVYVSRNIEKAKCYPLRTDKRDQVVFKLKVNVGKVIKIDIDNHPLRTTWHDDVYDHTHVPPNSNISVIKSGREEDCVWDPDRITVIDXCCACESERRKLRDLIRTHTRNNECPLCRQSAPTLPHELHDCWECGGRICPFEREHVCMTQGNSQL